The stretch of DNA GAGGTGAGGTTCTGTCCCCACCTGGCTCGCGTCGGATGCGACTGCCGTAAGCCGAACCCCGGCATGGCTCTGTCATATCTGGCCGCGCATGACGAGCTCGACCAATCGTTGTCCGTCATGGTCGGCGACACCGATTCGGACATGGAGATGGCGCGTCGTCTCGCTCTCGCAACCGGGGGAGCTATCAGCGTGCGCATCGACACGACGGAGGACCTCAGCGCTGATGCGACGTTCGCCAGCCTCTCGGAGTTCGCAGGAGCCGTGAGATCGGTCCGCGGCGGCGACCGTCTGTGAATTACTCGGTGGAATACCCGAGTTCGTCCTCGATGGACTGCATCAAGGAGTGGATGACCACGAGTTCGGACTCCTGAATGCGGTCGGCCCATCGGCCGGTGCCAAGCGCGATCGCAACGTCGGCGACGGACGCGATCGCATTGTCGCTCGTGCCGGAGGATGACACCACCGTTCCGCCCGCAGCCTTCATCGCCTCTGCTGCGCGCAGCACGTTGGCCGACTTACCGCTCGTGCTGAGAGCGAGGAGCACATCACCCGGACGAGCCAGAGCCTCGATGAACTTCGAGAATACGAACTCGTAGCCGTAGTCGTTCGCCACGCACGTGAGATGTGAGGGATCGGAGATGGCGATCGCCCGAAGTGGGGGGCGGTCGCCTCGGAAACGGCCGGTCAGCTCCTCTGCGAAATGCTGCGCATTCGTCATCGAACCGCCGTTACCGCACGCGAACAGTGTTCCCCCCTGTCGTAGGGAGGTGGCCATCACCGTCGCCGCTCGCTCGAACGCCTCGATGAACTCGGCATCCTCGGCGAGGGCGGCCATCCGGCGTGCGTTCTCAGCGAGGTTCTCTTTGATGACACTCATGCTGCTGATCCTTCCATCGCTATTCGACCTCAGCCGCGTCGGACCTGCTGGCCCTGCGACAGGCGTGTTGTGGATACGCCGTCGAGCAGAGTGACAATGTGGACGCGCCCGCCCCACGCTTTCGCGTCGTCGCCGCCCACCACCTGGTCGGGGCGGTAGTCGGATCCCTTCACGATCACGTCGGGCTTGATCGCCTGGATCAACTCTCGAGGGGTGTCCTGCTCGAAAACGGTGACGAAGTCGACGTAGCGGACAGCCTCGAGTACAGTCATCCGGTCGCTCTGAGGTTGGAGCGGCCGCGCTGGACCCTTGAGCCGGGCCGTCGAGGCGTCCGAGTTGACTCCGACAACGAGAACATCGCCCAATGCTCGAGCCTCCTTGAGCAACGCGACGTGGCCCGCATGCAAGAGGTCGAAGACACCGTTCGCGAAGACGACACGCTTGCCCGCCTGCTTCTCCACGGCAACCAAGCGGGCGAGCTCGATCCAGTCCTCGATGGTGCTCGGGCGTTGCTCGGGTGACAGCTCGACGAGTAGTTCGTTCAGCAGATCTGCGCTGGTCACGATCGCAGTACCAGGGCGTCCGCAGGCGATCCCCGCTGCCATATTGCCCACCTGCACCGCTTGAAGGTTCGAGAGGCCGCTCGCGAGCGCGGCGGCGATGCCGGCGATCATCGAGTCGCCCGCGCCTGAGACGTCAGCGACCAGCCGTGCGCGGGTCGGGATGCGCGTGCGGTCGTCGCCCTCGATGACCTCGACCCCGACGGCGGAGAGCGAGACTGCCAGCGCGCCGATCCCGTCGACCTGCAGCCGCTGCGCAATTCGATCGAGGGTCGCCTCATCAGGGCTCTCTGCATGCAACCCAGCCATCTGCAACGCTTCGGCGAAGTTCGGCTTGACGATGGAGGCACCCCGGTACTTGCGGATGTCGGAGGATTTCGGGTCGACGACCACCGGGATCGAATGGCGCGAGGCGGAGGCGATGATCCTCGCCACCAGGTCGTCGGTCAACATCCCCTTGGCGTAGTCGGAGATGACGACAGCAGTCGACTCGGGTCGGCTCAGCAGGGCCTCATCCAGCGCCGCCATCACGGAGTCCGCTCCCGCAGAGTCGAGCTCGACCGTGTCTTCACGGTCGACTCGGACGATCTGCTGCTGCCCCGCCACCACTCTCAGCTTCTCGATCGTCGGGGCGGCTCCCCGCTGCACGGATTTTGCGGTAACACCGGCATCGTCGAGAAGTCGCTTCAACTCGGCTCCCGCCTCGTCGTCCGCCCAGGACGCGATGAGAGTCGTGGTCGCCCCGAGAGCGGCGACGTTGATCGCCGCATTGGCGGCGCCTCCGGCGACGCTGCGGTCCTCCCGTACCTGCATCACGGGAATCGGAGCTTCGGGTGAGATCCGATTCACCGTCCCATTCACGTACCGGTCGAGCATCGCGTCCCCGATGACCACGACGTGTGCCGTGTCGAAGCCGAGGATGTGTTGAGGCGAGATCGGCGAGATATCAGGCATTGAGAAATCCAGACGTGGGACGAGCGGGATTGACGCGATCCGACCGAACGAGAGTATCCGATCTCACTCGCGGCCGAGTTCGAGCAGATGCTCGGCGGCGGCGACGGCTTCCACCGCATGAACCGCGCGGATGCAATGGGGTTCGCTGGCGGTGCATTCGTCGGTGCAGCCCTCGGCGGGGTGAGGCGGCTGCAGAACGACGCTACGGCGAGACCAGGGGCCGAAGCGCTCGGGGGCGTTATCGCTCCACGGTGAGCCGTTCGCCGGATGGCAGGTGACGACGATCGTGGCGACATCGAGGCTGCTCGCGATGTGCTGCAACCCGGAGTCGTTGCCGAGGAACAGCTGGCATCGGGAGATTGCCGCTGCGCTCTCGCTGAGAGTCAGTCTGCCCGCGAGATTGGCAGCATGAACCCCCTGGTCCGCGAGCCGAGTGACCAGCGCGCCGGCCCGCCCGATGTCCACGTCGCCTCCGAGCACTTGAACGGCGAGCGACCGCGATCGGGACAGTTCGGTGAGCGTCTGAACGAGCTCCTCCGTCGGCCATTGACGCTTCGCGTCGCGGGCGCCGATCCCCACTCCGACGATCAGGTCAGATCGAGTGCTCAGTTCGGCAGCCCGGTCTGCCTTCCCGCGGTCGCTGGCGTTGAAGAGGGCATATCCGACCGCAGGGTCAGGACGAGGCAGCCAAGGCACGCCCAGGTGCTCGGCCACTCGCCGCAGCTGCTCGACAGACAGCATCGGCGAGTCGCCGCGCGCGATGACGTCGGTGAGTAGACGCGTCTGCTCACCGAGCCATATCGGTTCACGCTCGGCTACAGGCGCGAATCCGACGACGGAACGCGCGCGGGACGCTGAGGCGAGATAACGCAACGGCGTGTCGTCGAAATCCCACCGAGGCAGCACGGCGAGGTCGTAGCCGCGTAGCCCGAACCGGCGGAGCGCTTGACGTGCGGTGAGGAGCTGTC from Herbiconiux sp. L3-i23 encodes:
- a CDS encoding SIS domain-containing protein, whose translation is MAALAEDAEFIEAFERAATVMATSLRQGGTLFACGNGGSMTNAQHFAEELTGRFRGDRPPLRAIAISDPSHLTCVANDYGYEFVFSKFIEALARPGDVLLALSTSGKSANVLRAAEAMKAAGGTVVSSSGTSDNAIASVADVAIALGTGRWADRIQESELVVIHSLMQSIEDELGYSTE
- the rfaE2 gene encoding D-glycero-beta-D-manno-heptose 1-phosphate adenylyltransferase; this encodes MPDISPISPQHILGFDTAHVVVIGDAMLDRYVNGTVNRISPEAPIPVMQVREDRSVAGGAANAAINVAALGATTTLIASWADDEAGAELKRLLDDAGVTAKSVQRGAAPTIEKLRVVAGQQQIVRVDREDTVELDSAGADSVMAALDEALLSRPESTAVVISDYAKGMLTDDLVARIIASASRHSIPVVVDPKSSDIRKYRGASIVKPNFAEALQMAGLHAESPDEATLDRIAQRLQVDGIGALAVSLSAVGVEVIEGDDRTRIPTRARLVADVSGAGDSMIAGIAAALASGLSNLQAVQVGNMAAGIACGRPGTAIVTSADLLNELLVELSPEQRPSTIEDWIELARLVAVEKQAGKRVVFANGVFDLLHAGHVALLKEARALGDVLVVGVNSDASTARLKGPARPLQPQSDRMTVLEAVRYVDFVTVFEQDTPRELIQAIKPDVIVKGSDYRPDQVVGGDDAKAWGGRVHIVTLLDGVSTTRLSQGQQVRRG
- a CDS encoding glycosyltransferase family 9 protein — protein: MLPRWDFDDTPLRYLASASRARSVVGFAPVAEREPIWLGEQTRLLTDVIARGDSPMLSVEQLRRVAEHLGVPWLPRPDPAVGYALFNASDRGKADRAAELSTRSDLIVGVGIGARDAKRQWPTEELVQTLTELSRSRSLAVQVLGGDVDIGRAGALVTRLADQGVHAANLAGRLTLSESAAAISRCQLFLGNDSGLQHIASSLDVATIVVTCHPANGSPWSDNAPERFGPWSRRSVVLQPPHPAEGCTDECTASEPHCIRAVHAVEAVAAAEHLLELGRE